Proteins from a genomic interval of Plasmodium berghei ANKA genome assembly, chromosome: 6:
- a CDS encoding protein CPH1, putative — protein MEFPNYVWFNNKTYQIESIYRKNHTIHYYLKKNDIVTALAEIRKGVSPFIKDECNRTSLDIAVVLFMRKFNEFIFTSLIIDYLYKTKNKNEEVEYAYNCKGILEKYDNKTDYNEYDIFHKNDNKDMDNVGMKKNGNCKMTHANYQDANFINSILLQKKIKYNSLIIKDYNNSENISNEKYKQKNLFFSFQKILILNLSKNMKAQLNEILRQARALLFFIKTLSKNIILKKSAKNVIKEEIEKLPFPYFYNAAIHTLFKFFSPERVKVKRKKQKSKKINEQKNHSSVSSDISNSSSTNSSGKGEHNAINGWDVKNPADSRKLITKILTNQLIGNEIIIFIGTFFSYFSNLVFIFGEKIFRTNLITSQYLLHMSFTLDNEYLFNVIINRNNVFNQAQIFDWNKLIDSLLPQQDLMQGYYKPLIYAKLSKSFLDKVKKFYQNKNKKKNIKKYKKII, from the coding sequence ATGGAATTTCCGAATTATGTCTGGTTCAACAATAAGACATATCAAATAGAGAGCATATACAGAAAAAATCACACTatccattattatttaaaaaaaaatgatatagtTACAGCATTAGCTGAAATAAGAAAAGGAGTATCGCCTTTTATAAAAGATGAATGTAATAGAACATCGTTAGATATAGCGGTCGTATTGTTTATGAGGAAATttaatgaatttatttttacatcaCTTATCATagattatttatacaaGACTAAGaacaaaaatgaagaagtggaatatgcatataattgtaaaggcatattggaaaaatatgaCAATAAAACAGACTATAAtgaatatgatatatttcataaaaatgataacaaAGACATGGATAATGTAgggatgaaaaaaaatggtaatTGTAAAATGACACATGCAAATTATCAGGATgctaattttataaattccatacttttgcaaaaaaaaataaaatataattccCTCATTATAAAggattataataatagtgaaaatatatctaatgaaaaatataaacaaaaaaatttatttttttcattccaaaaaatattaattttaaatttaagtaaaaatatgaaagcACAATTAAACGAAATTTTAAGACAAGCGAGAGCTCttttattctttattaAAACCCTAagcaaaaatattatattaaaaaaatctgcaaaaaatgtaattaaAGAAGAAATTGAAAAGTTACCTTTCCCCTATTTTTACAATGCAGCTATTCATACACTTTTCAAGTTTTTTTCGCCTGAACGTGTTAAGgtaaaaaggaaaaaacaaaaaagcaaaaaaataaatgaacaaaaaaatcaCAGTAGTGTTAGTAGTGATATAAGCAATAGTAGTAGTACCAACTCCAGTGGTAAGGGTGAGCACAATGCGATAAATGGATGGGATGTAAAAAACCCAGCAGATTCTAGAAAATTAATCACTAAAATACTCACAAACCAATTAATAGGGAACGaaattatcatatttataggaacatttttttcatatttttctaatttagtttttatatttggagaaaaaatatttcgcACTAATTTAATAACATCGCAATATTTACTTCATATGTCTTTTACTTTAgataatgaatatttatttaacgTAATAATTAACAGaaataatgtttttaatCAGGCTCAAATATTTGACTGGAATAAATTAATCGATTCTTTGTTACCCCAACAAGATCTTATGCAAGGATATTATAAGCCTTTAATTTATGCTAAACTAAGCAAATCTTTTTTAGATAAAGTGAAgaaattttatcaaaataaaaataaaaagaaaaatatcaaaaaatacaaaaagataatttaa